A single genomic interval of Phocoena sinus isolate mPhoSin1 chromosome 15, mPhoSin1.pri, whole genome shotgun sequence harbors:
- the BHLHA15 gene encoding class A basic helix-loop-helix protein 15: MKTKSRPPRRRVPPQDPEATPGERTPDRPPPGSGPDAAKALRSRRARAQGARAEGGRRRPGPGSRRESSVQRRLESNERERQRMHKLNNAFQALREVIPHVRADKKLSKIETLTLAKNYIKSLTATILTMSSGRLPGLDGPVPKLYQHYQQPQQAARGALGASEAPPEGHLQKFSTQIHSFREGS; the protein is encoded by the coding sequence ATGAAGACCAAGAGCCGGCCTCCCCGGCGCCGGGTGCCCCCGCAAGACCCAGAAGCCACCCCAGGGGAGCGGACGCCCGACAGGCCACCGCCGGGCTCGGGGCCAGACGCGGCCAAGGCTCTGCGGAGCCGGAGGGCGCGCGCGCAGGGGGCGCGGGCAGAGGGTGGGCGCCGGCGGCCGGGGCCGGGGAGCCGGCGGGAGAGCAGCGTCCAGCGGCGGCTGGAGAGCAACGAGCGGGAGCGGCAGCGCATGCACAAGCTCAACAACGCCTTCCAGGCGCTGCGCGAGGTCATCCCGCACGTGCGCGCCGACAAGAAGCTCTCCAAGATCGAGACGCTCACGCTGGCCAAGAACTACATCAAGTCGCTGACCGCCACCATCCTGACCATGTCCAGTGGCCGCCTCCCGGGCCTGGACGGGCCAGTCCCCAAGCTCTACCAGCACTACCAGCAGCCGCAGCAGGCGGCCCGGGGCGCGCTCGGGGCCTCCGAGGCCCCGCCCGAGGGCCACCTGCAGAAGTTCTCCACGCAGATCCACAGCTTCCGCGAGGGCTCCTAG